The following are encoded together in the Astyanax mexicanus isolate ESR-SI-001 chromosome 8, AstMex3_surface, whole genome shotgun sequence genome:
- the tinf2 gene encoding TERF1-interacting nuclear factor 2 produces MRGSGKAENNDESLPIASLRLLAPPMRLVSAAVWKVMQQRDVMQYGKLEEFVTSVSESVPGLLSYRHQAKLTVGLRAQFILQQLRVSSSPDPDLIVPHLERLRAPPISKGKRKIQKVELAVKNFHTLVHTLLKNPERRKQFFQEEFDSQYGPQYDLAVEKLLWEFLTRLDQLLPVPDLAQTVSWLSSAPAVLEECARSASQPQLLSTLLQHEKCLGHLDSAASFPSSVGESILSSLSLPPSGRVRDTNQSGSTSTPSAVLSPALSAERSGGRKTRSTSSQIAPVIGTISSKDLPQSTSANQDESPALEMDTEDIFTGVNSSLCQKSKSLQEDVSEEEHCVGNMFISVVSQSSSTPEEDYDEDDMRPVRRSSRSRRISETGKRETRKSSRVLEQNRKSNEEGLKNSSKNSPRTVPDSKSQKDKPVSAVLSSSMKRHLTVNIPKLDISKITQPVLLNTSANHDQTPPSPCRSSPERACRVRNSDSVNRKRKLSCMSTPEKNLTTAVNTQICAGSPCIPNIMTGWPDSPGRASPVIDSTDDIIVDSEDEATEKVKGRLFTSRYSKTKNNTYVPTLHEFWTPAFFRRDLVSPGNGCR; encoded by the exons ATGAGGGGTTCAGGAAAAGCTGAGAATAATG ACGAGTCTTTACCCATCGCATCCCTTCGTCTTTTGGCTCCACCGATGAGACTGGTCTCGGCTGCAGTGTGGAAGGTGATGCAGCAGCGTGATGTGATGCAGTATGGAAAGCTGGAGGAGTTTGTGACCTCTGTCTCGGAGTCTGTACCTGGACTGCTGAGTTACAGACATCAGGCTAAGCTCACTGTGGGTCTTCGGGCACAG TTCATCCTGCAGCAACTCAGAGTGTCTTCGTCTCCCGACCCTGACCTTATTGTCCCTCATCTGGAGAGACTGCGGGCTCCTCCCATATCCAAAGGCAAA AGGAAGATTCAGAAAGTTGAATTAGCTGTGAAGAATTTCCACACCCTTGTGCATACATTGCTCAAGAACCCAGAAAGGAGGAAACAATTcttccag GAGGAGTTTGACTCTCAGTATGGGCCACAGTATGATCTTGCTGTAGAAAAGTTGCTGTGGGAATTCCTGACCAGACTGGACCAGCTGCTTCCAGTCCCAGATCTTGCTCAG ACTGTGTCATGGCTTAGTTCTGCACCAGCTGTGCTGGAGGAATGTGCACGCTCTGCATCTCAGCCACAGCTTCTCAGCACTCTGCTCCAGCACGAGAAATGTCTGGGACACCTGGACTCGGCAG CATCTTTTCCTTCTTCCGTTGGCGAATCTATCCTatcctctctttccctccctccctctggcAGAGTACGGGACACCAACCAATCAGGATCTACCTCCACCCCCAGCGCTGTCCTGAGTCCTGCTCTATCTGCAGAGCGCTCTGGTGGTAGAAAAACTAGGAGTACATCATCACAAATTGCACCAGTGATCGGGACCATATCCAGTAAAGACCTTCCTCAGAGCACTTCAGCCAATCAGGATGAATCGCCTGCTTTGGAAATGGACACAGAAGATATTTTCACAGGGGTGAATTCAAGCTTGTGtcagaagagcaagagtttgcAAGAGGACGTTTCTGAAGAGGAACACTGTGTTGGGAATATGTTTATTTCTGTAGTCAGCCAGTCTTCAAGCACTCCAGAGGAAGACTATGATGAAGATGACATGCGACCAGTGAGGAGAAGCTCTAGGAGCAGGAGGATTAGTGAAACAGGGAAACGAGAGACGAGGAAGAGCTCAAGAGTGCTGGAGCAGAACAGGAAGAGCAACGAAGAGGggcttaaaaactccagcaagAATTCCCCTAGAACTGTCCCGGACTCAAAGTCCCAAAAAGACAAACCTGTCTCTGCTGTCCTCTCCTCCTCTATGAAGCGTCATCTAACAGTCAACATCCCAAAACTGGACATCAGCAAAATCACACAACCTGTGCTGCTCAACACATCGGCCAATCATGATCAGACTCCACCATCTCCATGCCGGTCCTCCCCAGAGCGAGCGTGTAGAGTGAGAAACAGTGACTCTGTGAACCGGAAGAGGAAACTCAGCTGCATGTCGACCCCTGAAAAGAACCTGACCACTGCAGTTAATACACA AATATGTGCCGGCTCACCCTGCATACCCAACATCATGACCGGATGGCCAGATAGTCCAG GTCGGGCCTCTCCTGTTATTGACTCCACTGATGATATTATAGTTGACTCAGAGGATGAAGCCACTGAGAAAGTGAAAGGCAGG CTCTTCACATCTCGCTACTCCAAAACCAAGAACAACACGTATGTTCCCACTCTGCATGAGTTCTGGACTCCTGCTTTCTTTCGGCGTGACCTCGTGTCTCCAGGAAACGGCTGCAGATGA
- the dhrs4 gene encoding dehydrogenase/reductase SDR family member 4, with the protein MLRAVTKCLYINPVAGRRMMSHSSLAGKVAIVTASTDGIGLAAAQALGKRGAHVVVSSRKQANVDKAVSQLRSENIQVIGTSCNVGIEQDREKLISLTLEKCGGIDILVSNAAVNPFFGNILDSTDEVWTKIFDVNVKASFLLTKQVVPHMEKRGGGSVLFVSSVAGYQPMPGLGPYSVSKTALLGLTRALAPELAHSNIRVNCVAPGIIKTRFSSALWQSEDVTNEFMKQLCIKRLGVPEDIGGVVAFLCSDDAAYITGETITVTGGMNCRL; encoded by the exons ATGTTGAGGGCAGTAACTAAGTGCCTTTATATCAACCCTGTCGCTGGCAGAAGAATGATGTCCCACAGCAGCCTTGCTGGAAAAGTCGCTATAGTTACTGCATCCACAGATGG GATCGGCTTGGCTGCTGCACAGGCGTTAGGGAAGAGAGGAGCTCATGTTGTCGTAAGCAGTCGTAAGCAAGCCAACGTGGACAAGGCTGTGTCACAGTTACGCAGTGAAAACATCCAAGTGATCGGGACCAGCTGTAATGTGGGGATCGAACAGGACAGAGAAAAGCTGATCAGCTTG ACTCTGGAGAAGTGTGGGGGTATCGACATCCTGGTCTCAAATGCAGCTGTGAACCCTTTCTTTGGAAACATCTTGGACTCAACAGACGAAGTCTGGACCAAG ATATTCGATGTGAATGTGAAAGCTTCCTTTCTTCTTACCAAGCAAGTGGTGCCTCACATGGAGAAAAGAGG GGGTGGCTCTGTGTTGTTTGTGTCTTCAGTTGCAGGATACCAGCCAATGCCA GGTCTGGGTCCATACAGTGTGAGCAAGACAGCTCTTCTGGGTCTAACACGAGCGCTGGCTCCTGAACTGGCCCACAGTAATATCCGGGTCAACTGTGTGGCTCCAGGAATCATCAAGACACGCTTCAGCTCTGCT TTATGGCAGAGTGAAGATGTGACAAATGAGTTTATGAAGCAGCTGTGCATTAAAAG GCTGGGGGTGCCAGAAGACATTGGAGGAGTGGTTGCATTCCTGTGTTCAGATGACGCTGCTTACATCACTGGCGAGACCATCACAGTCACGGGTGGCATGAACTGCAGACTGTAA
- the LOC103023489 gene encoding uncharacterized protein LOC103023489 isoform X4 yields the protein MRCNLETVGEVSKQNNAAQDSQHRVQNREVNTEATITMRRSRFIILITISVVIILILLGAVVITASKVVELNSLLNPGLTETQKEFPSLSRRGGVVPDQVWHWIVSAKE from the exons ATGCGATGCAACCTTGAAACTGTAGGAGAAG TCAGTAAGCAGAATAATGCAGCACAGGATTCACAACACCGTGTGCAGAATAGAGAAG TCAACACCGAAGCCACAATTACCATGCGGAGGAGCAGATTTATAATTCTCATCACTATCAGCGTTGTGATTATACTTATTCTGCTTGGTGCAGTAGTCATCACTG CTTCTAAGGTGGTGGAATTGAACAGTCTGCTTAATCCAG GTTTGACAGAGACTCAGAAGGAGTTTCCCAGTCTGTCAA GAAGAGGAGGTGTGGTTCCAGATCAAG TGTGGCACTGGATCGTCAGTGCTAAAG AGTAA
- the LOC103023489 gene encoding butyrophilin subfamily 3 member A1 isoform X1 — translation MRCNLETVGEVSKQNNAAQDSQHRVQNREVNTEATITMRRSRFIILITISVVIILILLGAVVITASKVVELNSLLNPGLTETQKEFPSLSRRGGVVPDQVWHWIVSAKVKMVFNPKSAHALLRVSNDGKRLHQAFLSSPPRVPTAETYRRCICVSSKALLSTRVYFELQVTQTVPWTVGFRTASFDADHIPDFFSEFGIWTIASADGKIVINDGKPTPTLYVTPTRVGLYLDYKHGQISFYDAVTKFHLYTYLVSFKEKLLFYAAVDVRAEETHGAFIIFS, via the exons ATGCGATGCAACCTTGAAACTGTAGGAGAAG TCAGTAAGCAGAATAATGCAGCACAGGATTCACAACACCGTGTGCAGAATAGAGAAG TCAACACCGAAGCCACAATTACCATGCGGAGGAGCAGATTTATAATTCTCATCACTATCAGCGTTGTGATTATACTTATTCTGCTTGGTGCAGTAGTCATCACTG CTTCTAAGGTGGTGGAATTGAACAGTCTGCTTAATCCAG GTTTGACAGAGACTCAGAAGGAGTTTCCCAGTCTGTCAA GAAGAGGAGGTGTGGTTCCAGATCAAG TGTGGCACTGGATCGTCAGTGCTAAAG TTAAAATGGTGTTTAACCCTAAATCTGCTCACGCTCTCCTCAGAGTAAGCAATGATGGCAAGCGTCTTCATCAAGCCTTCCTCAGCAGTCCTCCCCGAGTCCCGACAGCTGAGACATATCGGAGGTGTATCTGTGTTTCATCAAAGGCCCTCCTCAGCACAAGGGTTTATTTTGAACTTCAGGTGACACAGACTGTCCCCTGGACTGTGGGGTTCCGTACAGCATCTTTTGATGCTGATCacattcctgattttttttctgagTTTGGCATCTGGACAATTGCATCAGCAGATGGTAAAATAGTCATCAATGATGGGAAGCCCACTCCCACACTTTATGTCACACCGACTCGAGTTGGACTGTACCTGGATTACAAGCATGGTCAGATATCCTTCTATGATGCAGTGACTAAGTTCCACCTCTATACATATCTTGTCAGCTTCAAAGAAAAGCTTCTGTTTTATGCGGCTGTTGATGTTAGGGCAGAAGAGACCCATggtgcatttattattttttcctaa
- the LOC103023489 gene encoding uncharacterized protein LOC103023489 isoform X5, with protein sequence MRCNLETVGEVSKQNNAAQDSQHRVQNREVNTEATITMRRSRFIILITISVVIILILLGAVVITASKVVELNSLLNPGLTETQKEFPSLSRRGGVVPDQE encoded by the exons ATGCGATGCAACCTTGAAACTGTAGGAGAAG TCAGTAAGCAGAATAATGCAGCACAGGATTCACAACACCGTGTGCAGAATAGAGAAG TCAACACCGAAGCCACAATTACCATGCGGAGGAGCAGATTTATAATTCTCATCACTATCAGCGTTGTGATTATACTTATTCTGCTTGGTGCAGTAGTCATCACTG CTTCTAAGGTGGTGGAATTGAACAGTCTGCTTAATCCAG GTTTGACAGAGACTCAGAAGGAGTTTCCCAGTCTGTCAA GAAGAGGAGGTGTGGTTCCAGATCAAG AGTAA
- the LOC103023489 gene encoding butyrophilin subfamily 3 member A1 isoform X2 has product MRCNLETVGEVSKQNNAAQDSQHRVQNREATITMRRSRFIILITISVVIILILLGAVVITASKVVELNSLLNPGLTETQKEFPSLSRRGGVVPDQVWHWIVSAKVKMVFNPKSAHALLRVSNDGKRLHQAFLSSPPRVPTAETYRRCICVSSKALLSTRVYFELQVTQTVPWTVGFRTASFDADHIPDFFSEFGIWTIASADGKIVINDGKPTPTLYVTPTRVGLYLDYKHGQISFYDAVTKFHLYTYLVSFKEKLLFYAAVDVRAEETHGAFIIFS; this is encoded by the exons ATGCGATGCAACCTTGAAACTGTAGGAGAAG TCAGTAAGCAGAATAATGCAGCACAGGATTCACAACACCGTGTGCAGAATAGAGAAG CCACAATTACCATGCGGAGGAGCAGATTTATAATTCTCATCACTATCAGCGTTGTGATTATACTTATTCTGCTTGGTGCAGTAGTCATCACTG CTTCTAAGGTGGTGGAATTGAACAGTCTGCTTAATCCAG GTTTGACAGAGACTCAGAAGGAGTTTCCCAGTCTGTCAA GAAGAGGAGGTGTGGTTCCAGATCAAG TGTGGCACTGGATCGTCAGTGCTAAAG TTAAAATGGTGTTTAACCCTAAATCTGCTCACGCTCTCCTCAGAGTAAGCAATGATGGCAAGCGTCTTCATCAAGCCTTCCTCAGCAGTCCTCCCCGAGTCCCGACAGCTGAGACATATCGGAGGTGTATCTGTGTTTCATCAAAGGCCCTCCTCAGCACAAGGGTTTATTTTGAACTTCAGGTGACACAGACTGTCCCCTGGACTGTGGGGTTCCGTACAGCATCTTTTGATGCTGATCacattcctgattttttttctgagTTTGGCATCTGGACAATTGCATCAGCAGATGGTAAAATAGTCATCAATGATGGGAAGCCCACTCCCACACTTTATGTCACACCGACTCGAGTTGGACTGTACCTGGATTACAAGCATGGTCAGATATCCTTCTATGATGCAGTGACTAAGTTCCACCTCTATACATATCTTGTCAGCTTCAAAGAAAAGCTTCTGTTTTATGCGGCTGTTGATGTTAGGGCAGAAGAGACCCATggtgcatttattattttttcctaa
- the LOC103023489 gene encoding butyrophilin subfamily 3 member A1 isoform X3 yields MRRSRFIILITISVVIILILLGAVVITASKVVELNSLLNPGLTETQKEFPSLSRRGGVVPDQVWHWIVSAKVKMVFNPKSAHALLRVSNDGKRLHQAFLSSPPRVPTAETYRRCICVSSKALLSTRVYFELQVTQTVPWTVGFRTASFDADHIPDFFSEFGIWTIASADGKIVINDGKPTPTLYVTPTRVGLYLDYKHGQISFYDAVTKFHLYTYLVSFKEKLLFYAAVDVRAEETHGAFIIFS; encoded by the exons ATGCGGAGGAGCAGATTTATAATTCTCATCACTATCAGCGTTGTGATTATACTTATTCTGCTTGGTGCAGTAGTCATCACTG CTTCTAAGGTGGTGGAATTGAACAGTCTGCTTAATCCAG GTTTGACAGAGACTCAGAAGGAGTTTCCCAGTCTGTCAA GAAGAGGAGGTGTGGTTCCAGATCAAG TGTGGCACTGGATCGTCAGTGCTAAAG TTAAAATGGTGTTTAACCCTAAATCTGCTCACGCTCTCCTCAGAGTAAGCAATGATGGCAAGCGTCTTCATCAAGCCTTCCTCAGCAGTCCTCCCCGAGTCCCGACAGCTGAGACATATCGGAGGTGTATCTGTGTTTCATCAAAGGCCCTCCTCAGCACAAGGGTTTATTTTGAACTTCAGGTGACACAGACTGTCCCCTGGACTGTGGGGTTCCGTACAGCATCTTTTGATGCTGATCacattcctgattttttttctgagTTTGGCATCTGGACAATTGCATCAGCAGATGGTAAAATAGTCATCAATGATGGGAAGCCCACTCCCACACTTTATGTCACACCGACTCGAGTTGGACTGTACCTGGATTACAAGCATGGTCAGATATCCTTCTATGATGCAGTGACTAAGTTCCACCTCTATACATATCTTGTCAGCTTCAAAGAAAAGCTTCTGTTTTATGCGGCTGTTGATGTTAGGGCAGAAGAGACCCATggtgcatttattattttttcctaa